A stretch of Oncorhynchus gorbuscha isolate QuinsamMale2020 ecotype Even-year linkage group LG24, OgorEven_v1.0, whole genome shotgun sequence DNA encodes these proteins:
- the LOC124013009 gene encoding zinc finger protein 135-like, producing the protein MMSEAIITFQSQLSGVMETVFKAAMYEITRLVDDSFMKEVSRSREQVESLKKRLQLSENRRRDGDREGGRIGKCADCGRANEDKERSSGASQTGVERGRGLKQEKVLGEEWSSCGGVAEETASHDLEEADAISPRRTSEPADGGGQKLDSLLKEEALHNTELQERWGVCLDGADGSDVSGPSKSFSEQELQQCQDDWGSGLDQDPEPSGPEGDSVDPTDPLYRPRYSMEELGVGFEKSGYGSSGSGDHLLDMEGLDRLPGSPSRLGALSYGAAGHYQVNLGGSEGGDHHHRSHTPGPHRSQREQLGSPMPSPHPEVGDLNCLLINKEGYLEHGVPDLGSKAGHRGLTSIHSGSSAHNTESLYGAADGFGLSLNLRNRSQEQVTGGGRCHACNQCSMTFPDSGSLKAHKQKHKTGRWSNSGPGTPYSRTQCGKTFTQACNIKVQAEGRHLCSQCGKGFTTSSDLKRHTCSQTADKPYCCSLCGNKFSRLWNLKLHRRIHTQEKPHRCTMCDKSFTRADILKVHKRTHTGERPYCCAVCGLRFKQLNHLKSHQHKHRPDLLSRVVV; encoded by the exons ATGATGTCCGAAGCCATCATAACCTTCCAGTCTCAGCTCTCCGGAGTCATGGAGACGGTATTCAAGGCTGCTATGTACGAGATCACAAGGCTGGTGGACGATAGCTTCATGAAGGAGGTGTCCCGGAGCCGGGAGCAGGTCGAGTCGCTGAAGAAGCGGCTGCAGTTGTCGGAGAACAGACGcagggatggggacagagagggaggccgTATCGGGAAGTGTGCGGACTGTGGAAGAGCTAACGAAGACAAGGAGAGAAGCTCTGGAGCCTCAcagacag GTGTGGAGAGGGGGCGTGGCCTGAAGCAGGAGAAGGTACTAGGGGAGGAGTGGAGCAGCTGTGGGGGCGTGGCCGAGGAAACAGCCTCGCATGACCTGGAGGAGGCCGATGCCATCAGCCCTAGGAGAACCTCTGAG CCCGCAGACGGCGGAGGTCAGAAGCTAGACAGCCTGCTGAAAGAGGAAGCTCTCCACAACACTGAACTACAGGAGAGATGGGGCGTCTGCCTGGACG GGGCCGACGGTTCAGACGTCTCGGGGCCCAGTAAGAGTTTCAGTGAGCAGGAGCTGCAGCAGTGCCAGGATGACTGGGGATCCGGTCTAGACCAGGATCCTGAACCATCGGGTCCCGAGGGAGACTCAGTGGACCCCACCGACCCTCTCTACCGCCCCCGCTACAGCATGGAGGAACTGGGGGTCGGCTTTGAGAAGTCTGGTTACGGCAGTAGTGGTAGTGGCGACCATCTTCTAGACATGGAAGGGCTGGATAGGCTTCCTGGTTCTCCGTCTCGTCTGGGAGCGCTGAGCTACGGAGCTGCAGGTCACTACCAGGTGAACCTGGGGGGATCTGAGGGGGGAGACCATCACCATCGCTCCCACACGCCTGGCCCCCATCGGAGCCAGAGGGAGCAGCTGGGGTCGCCAATGCCATCCCCCCACCCGGAGGTGGGAGACCTAAACTGCCTGTTGATCAACAAGGAGGGGTACCTTGAACACGGTGTTCCGGACTTGGGTAGTAAAGCTGGCCACAGGGGGCTAACCTCCATCCACTCTGGAAGCTCAGCCCACAACACAGAGAGCCTGTATGGTGCTGCTGACGGCTTTGGACTCTCTTTAAACCTCAGAAATCGTTCACAAGAGCAGGTAACAGGAGGGGGGAGGTGTCATGCCTGCAATCAATGTTCAATGACCTTCCCAGATTCTGGTTCCCTCAAGGCCCACAAGCAGAAACACAAAACTGGGAGATGGTCGAATTCAGGGCCAGGGACTCCATACTCCCGCACTCAGTGCGGTAAGACCTTCACCCAGGCCTGCAACATCAAGGTCCAAGCCGAGGGACGCCACCTCTGCAGCCAGTGTGGCAAGGGCTTCACCACCTCCTCTGACCTGAAGAGGCACACATGCAGCCAGACTGCAGACAAGCCCTACTGCTGCTCTCTCTGCGGGAACAAGTTTAGTCGGCTCTGGAACCTCAAGCTGCACCGACGCATTCACACACAGGAGAAACCCCACCGCTGTACCATGTGTGACAAGAGCTTCACACGGGCGGACATTTTGAAAGTCCACAAGCGCACCCACACCGGGGAGAGACCGTACTGCTGCGCTGTATGTGGACTCCGCTTCAAACAACTGAACCATCTGAAGTCACACCAGCACAAACACAGGCCGGATCTCCTGAGCAGAGTGGTGGTTTAG